From Pseudomonadota bacterium, a single genomic window includes:
- a CDS encoding PPC domain-containing protein: MIKRASYGLGLAALLALTLQFATAMVGCSENNGGGGGGDDGGGGQGSCPDGVDRMINLDTAHTLAEGDETVNYICPRLDNDYYRIEVPAGKQLLRVKLQLSAPVSPINLTYLVLKDANTVVARAPEGQNNAFNALHCLAPGSYYLQVLDQGNDARDEKNSYRLSYSTEADPDSQEPNDDEAKATTVGASNSGRISCTGDRDFYKVNVAADQLLDVALTTAAPTPVDYKHTVYRLEGGRLVEVASDSNPDGSRAPTDLSTIYAVPSAGTYYVAVEDAESNDSDVATPYTLRVAARPEPDANDRGTRNDHPGGQGLGTARTIGSFTGQACTAPLELSVQGRLASLADVDYYRIDAPANLSVANPAVMEVKLAFDRATVVDSSLALLFAHEATSCSKDECCRVLAEPAARSCADALDCTDSSFSCIPKTEVFCNDTLCQAAPTATCATEKRCAGAVLCVPGAHCAAQQFARRADNGATVLTAQPMFHPGPWYLRVADFLGDEWDYDATYTLTVKVCMDPDGATDNGYYPRLITSASEEPQLDGTELDAGKVGRLFASGSRDRAKAKGDLVGTGAWVEGSIAYEHDEDSYTFDNPCKGATCMLGADYETVGTCPAGGASGNGLQFNFVISTGEGGGDFQLAAGTPGQQHFSHLAGAGCRVLLRPPGGGASGSADTLRLYVSDLLHNSWSWSCRYRVRLVKIGADGCPVPPCATQVTSGVCYAP, from the coding sequence ATGATCAAGCGTGCATCGTATGGGCTCGGCCTGGCAGCGCTGCTGGCGCTAACGCTTCAGTTCGCCACCGCAATGGTCGGCTGCAGCGAAAATAACGGCGGTGGTGGCGGCGGCGACGACGGTGGTGGTGGCCAGGGATCGTGCCCGGATGGCGTCGATCGCATGATCAACCTCGACACCGCCCATACGCTGGCGGAGGGCGACGAGACCGTCAACTACATCTGCCCGCGGCTGGACAATGACTACTACCGGATCGAGGTTCCAGCCGGTAAGCAGCTGCTGCGCGTCAAGCTCCAGCTCTCCGCGCCGGTCTCGCCGATCAACCTGACCTACCTCGTGCTGAAAGACGCCAACACGGTGGTCGCCCGCGCCCCCGAGGGCCAGAACAACGCCTTCAACGCGCTGCACTGTCTCGCGCCCGGCAGCTACTACCTGCAGGTGCTCGACCAGGGCAATGACGCCCGGGACGAGAAGAACAGCTACAGGCTCAGCTACAGCACGGAGGCCGACCCCGACAGCCAGGAGCCCAACGACGACGAGGCCAAGGCCACGACGGTCGGCGCGAGCAACAGCGGTCGGATCTCCTGCACGGGGGACCGGGACTTCTACAAGGTCAACGTGGCCGCCGACCAGCTCCTCGACGTCGCGCTGACGACGGCGGCGCCGACGCCCGTCGACTACAAGCATACGGTCTACCGCCTCGAGGGCGGCCGGTTGGTCGAGGTCGCCAGCGACAGCAACCCCGACGGCTCGCGGGCCCCCACCGACCTGAGCACGATCTACGCGGTGCCCAGCGCCGGGACCTACTACGTCGCCGTCGAGGACGCCGAGAGCAACGACAGCGACGTGGCCACGCCCTATACGCTGCGCGTCGCCGCGCGCCCAGAGCCCGATGCCAACGATCGCGGCACGCGCAACGACCATCCAGGTGGTCAGGGCCTCGGCACGGCGCGGACGATCGGCAGCTTCACCGGTCAGGCCTGCACGGCGCCGCTGGAGCTGAGCGTGCAGGGTCGACTGGCCTCGCTCGCGGACGTCGACTACTACCGCATCGACGCCCCCGCCAACCTCAGCGTCGCCAACCCTGCCGTGATGGAGGTCAAGCTCGCCTTCGATCGCGCCACCGTCGTCGATAGCAGCCTGGCGCTGCTCTTCGCCCACGAGGCGACGTCTTGCAGTAAGGACGAATGCTGTCGCGTGCTCGCCGAGCCTGCGGCGCGCTCCTGTGCCGACGCGCTCGACTGCACCGACAGCAGCTTCAGCTGCATTCCGAAGACGGAGGTCTTCTGCAACGACACGCTCTGTCAGGCCGCGCCGACGGCCACCTGCGCCACCGAGAAGCGCTGCGCGGGCGCCGTGCTCTGCGTGCCGGGGGCGCATTGCGCCGCGCAGCAGTTCGCGCGTCGGGCCGACAACGGCGCGACCGTGCTGACGGCGCAGCCGATGTTCCATCCGGGGCCCTGGTATCTGCGCGTCGCCGACTTCCTCGGCGACGAGTGGGACTACGACGCCACCTACACGCTGACGGTCAAGGTCTGCATGGATCCGGACGGCGCGACCGACAACGGCTATTACCCGCGCCTGATCACCTCCGCCAGCGAGGAGCCCCAGCTCGACGGCACGGAGCTCGACGCGGGGAAGGTCGGCCGGCTCTTCGCCTCCGGGTCGCGGGACCGCGCCAAGGCCAAGGGCGACCTCGTCGGCACCGGGGCCTGGGTCGAGGGCAGCATCGCTTACGAGCACGACGAGGATAGCTACACCTTCGACAACCCCTGCAAGGGCGCGACCTGTATGCTCGGCGCTGACTACGAGACAGTCGGAACTTGTCCGGCGGGCGGCGCGTCGGGCAACGGGCTGCAGTTTAACTTCGTCATCAGCACCGGCGAAGGCGGGGGCGACTTCCAGCTCGCCGCGGGCACGCCCGGCCAGCAGCACTTCAGTCACCTCGCCGGGGCCGGCTGCCGGGTGCTGCTGCGACCGCCCGGCGGCGGCGCCTCCGGCAGCGCGGACACCCTGCGGCTCTACGTCTCCGATCTGCTGCACAATAGCTGGTCCTGGAGCTGCCGCTACCGCGTGAGGCTCGTCAAGATCGGGGCTGACGGCTGCCCAGTGCCGCCCTGCGCCACTCAGGTCACCAGCGGCGTCTGTTACGCGCCCTGA
- a CDS encoding VWA domain-containing protein has protein sequence MNLGRWAMGVLLLCGAACSEAGLQPISHQVADLVDDRLDIEGRVCTSPPNEQVFPVKIMFIVDSSGSMQFTDPSDATASGCSTLCPQPAPDGYGLPPAQCATLCAGAQNPGRQAAVQRVVDRFRNNPAVSFAIIRFNGRITVNGSSTATGGGFTNDASVLNQAAAGLGQADITTDYQGALSTAYQVLEKDLVETDPVERARTKYVLIFLSDGAPDPVCQKGCGNDTVNVGIIVDSWCDVPREEWCDNFNANPELCAKMREWYPAMTEQCQSYNSGEDLVRKVNEIVALGQQYNAGELRLHTAFLFIDSLPQAVLDIFAIDKAKSEELLKTMAIAGGGFYRSFNAGQKIDFLDINYSSVSRPFGMTSFIASSDNALPGLTSLLVDTDGDGVDDGREFEAKTNDRERDSDGDGYNDKFELDRLKSGFDPNDPALPVRRCTASERIDRDGDGLLDCEEAILGTDPKLVDSDRDRIPDGVEFAFGTDPIVADAKDDSDFDGKRNDEEIKTHSSPTQADPEIQANFRYIYDREEEAERVDRRSCLDFAVRRLRLVSTAQRAAAGTIGYNEVTLLFGEGPADDPRDFGSYKGACVRAQYVRQTCTADDGKEQACGFKSPATGKVTLTVDDFYDLGELTTRRAAAQRDRKLDPCVGVELP, from the coding sequence ATGAACCTAGGACGCTGGGCCATGGGAGTCCTGCTGCTCTGTGGCGCCGCTTGTAGCGAGGCGGGGCTGCAACCCATTAGCCATCAGGTCGCCGACCTGGTGGATGACCGGCTCGATATCGAGGGGCGCGTCTGCACCTCGCCGCCCAACGAGCAGGTCTTCCCCGTCAAGATCATGTTCATCGTCGACAGCTCGGGGTCGATGCAGTTCACCGACCCCTCCGACGCCACGGCCTCGGGCTGCAGCACGCTCTGCCCGCAGCCCGCCCCCGATGGCTACGGCCTACCACCGGCGCAGTGCGCGACGCTCTGCGCCGGCGCCCAGAATCCCGGGCGGCAGGCCGCCGTGCAGCGGGTCGTCGACCGCTTCCGCAACAACCCGGCGGTGTCCTTCGCGATCATCCGCTTCAACGGCCGGATTACCGTCAATGGCTCGTCCACTGCCACGGGCGGCGGCTTCACCAACGACGCCTCCGTGCTGAACCAGGCGGCGGCCGGCCTCGGCCAGGCCGACATCACCACGGACTATCAGGGCGCGCTGAGCACGGCCTACCAGGTGCTCGAGAAGGACCTCGTCGAGACGGATCCCGTGGAGCGCGCGCGCACTAAGTACGTGCTGATCTTCCTCTCGGACGGCGCCCCCGACCCTGTCTGCCAGAAGGGCTGCGGCAACGACACGGTCAACGTCGGGATCATCGTCGATAGCTGGTGCGACGTGCCGCGCGAGGAGTGGTGCGACAACTTCAACGCCAACCCGGAGCTCTGCGCCAAGATGCGCGAGTGGTATCCGGCGATGACCGAGCAGTGCCAATCCTACAACTCCGGTGAGGATCTCGTGCGCAAGGTCAACGAGATCGTCGCCCTCGGCCAGCAGTACAACGCCGGCGAGCTGCGGCTGCATACCGCCTTCCTCTTCATCGACAGCCTCCCGCAGGCCGTGCTCGACATCTTCGCGATCGACAAGGCCAAGAGCGAGGAGCTGCTGAAGACGATGGCGATCGCCGGCGGCGGCTTCTACCGCAGCTTCAACGCCGGCCAGAAGATCGATTTCCTCGACATCAACTACTCGTCGGTCTCGCGGCCCTTCGGCATGACCAGCTTCATCGCCAGCAGCGACAACGCCCTCCCGGGGCTGACCTCGCTGCTCGTCGACACCGACGGCGATGGCGTGGACGACGGGCGCGAGTTCGAGGCCAAGACGAACGACCGCGAGCGCGACAGCGACGGCGACGGTTACAACGACAAGTTCGAGCTCGATCGCCTCAAGAGTGGCTTCGACCCCAACGACCCAGCCCTGCCGGTGCGTCGCTGCACGGCGAGCGAGCGCATCGACCGCGACGGCGATGGCCTACTGGACTGCGAAGAGGCGATCCTCGGCACCGATCCCAAGCTCGTCGACTCGGACCGCGACCGCATCCCGGACGGCGTCGAGTTCGCCTTCGGCACCGATCCAATCGTCGCCGACGCCAAGGACGACAGCGACTTCGACGGCAAGCGCAACGACGAGGAGATCAAGACCCATTCGTCGCCGACGCAGGCCGACCCCGAGATCCAGGCCAACTTCCGCTACATCTATGACCGCGAGGAGGAGGCCGAGCGGGTCGACCGACGGAGCTGCCTCGACTTCGCCGTGCGGCGCCTGCGCCTGGTCAGCACCGCACAGCGCGCGGCGGCCGGCACCATCGGCTACAACGAGGTCACGCTGCTCTTCGGAGAGGGCCCCGCCGACGACCCGCGCGACTTCGGCAGCTACAAGGGCGCTTGCGTGCGGGCGCAGTACGTGCGCCAGACCTGCACCGCCGACGACGGCAAGGAACAGGCCTGCGGCTTCAAGAGCCCAGCCACCGGCAAGGTCACGCTGACCGTCGACGACTTCTACGATCTTGGCGAGTTGACCACGCGCCGCGCCGCGGCGCAGCGCGACCGCAAGCTCGACCCCTGCGTTGGCGTGGAGCTGCCATGA
- a CDS encoding thrombospondin type 3 repeat-containing protein — protein MMRKFLVVAALSAMGLLVTHSAAYAQALGECTGGACGTPDTSGGGGCGCGGGSILIANTDFGDTYQYADDYDNDGREDDVDNCPQVSNVDQTDSDGDGHGDACDLCSNAADKDQKDTDGDGLGDACDADLDNDGLANGADNCAAVANPTQGDADSDGQGNACDADDDNDGHLDILDNCPLVANTDQGAALPSGCDEDLDLDNIPDSRDLCPSVANADQKDTDGDGIGDACDSDLDGDGIVNGRDNCRSLSNPDQADDDRDNKGNGCDERFLLRRRRRREELPRPHHRLPGLLALDEGQDRRGLPPAPLRQP, from the coding sequence ATGATGCGCAAATTTTTGGTGGTAGCGGCTCTTAGCGCGATGGGCTTGCTCGTGACCCATAGCGCGGCCTACGCCCAGGCGCTCGGCGAGTGTACGGGCGGCGCCTGCGGCACCCCGGACACCTCCGGCGGCGGCGGTTGCGGCTGCGGCGGCGGGTCGATCCTGATCGCCAACACGGACTTCGGCGACACGTACCAATACGCCGACGACTACGACAATGACGGCCGCGAGGACGACGTCGACAACTGCCCGCAGGTCAGCAACGTCGATCAGACCGACAGCGATGGCGACGGCCACGGTGACGCCTGCGACCTCTGCAGCAACGCCGCCGACAAGGATCAGAAGGATACCGACGGCGACGGCCTCGGCGACGCCTGCGACGCCGACCTCGACAATGACGGCCTCGCCAACGGCGCCGACAACTGCGCCGCCGTCGCCAACCCGACCCAGGGTGACGCCGACAGCGACGGCCAGGGCAACGCCTGCGACGCCGACGACGACAACGACGGGCACCTCGACATCCTCGACAACTGCCCCCTCGTCGCCAACACCGACCAGGGCGCCGCGCTGCCCTCCGGCTGTGACGAGGACCTCGACCTCGACAACATCCCCGACAGCCGTGACCTCTGCCCCAGCGTCGCCAATGCTGATCAGAAGGACACCGACGGCGACGGGATCGGTGACGCCTGTGACAGCGACCTCGACGGCGACGGCATCGTCAACGGCCGCGACAACTGCCGCTCACTTTCCAACCCCGACCAGGCCGACGACGACCGCGACAACAAGGGCAACGGCTGTGACGAGCGCTTCCTGCTTCGTCGTCGACGGCGACGAGAAGAACTGCCTCGACCGCACCACCGCCTTCCAGGTCTACTCGCCCTCGATGAAGGTCAAGACCGGCGAGGACTTCCGCCTGCGCCTCTTCGCCAACCGTGA
- a CDS encoding GTP cyclohydrolase I has translation MTLEHAIRELLRAAGLDPQSAELLDTPRAVSELWRRDLLAGYQADPATILAETLPAVAGADAVFAFDLSCHGLCPHHLVPFFGRAHVVYLPGDRLAGLGRLGQLVACHTQRLTLQEQATAAIAKDLVEHLGARGAGCVLETTQLCLSLPDDRHRHSQVVTTAFLGALEPRSDLRERLLRGAPLPGPQAPSRP, from the coding sequence ATGACCCTCGAACACGCCATCCGCGAGCTGCTCCGCGCTGCCGGTCTTGACCCGCAGAGCGCCGAGCTGCTCGACACGCCGCGCGCGGTCAGCGAGCTCTGGCGCCGCGACCTGCTGGCGGGCTATCAGGCCGATCCGGCGACGATCCTCGCTGAGACGCTGCCGGCAGTCGCCGGCGCCGACGCCGTCTTCGCCTTCGACCTGTCCTGTCACGGCCTCTGTCCGCACCACCTCGTGCCCTTCTTCGGCCGCGCGCATGTGGTCTACCTGCCGGGCGATCGGCTGGCCGGGCTGGGACGGCTGGGGCAACTCGTGGCCTGCCACACCCAGCGCCTGACCCTGCAGGAGCAGGCCACCGCGGCCATCGCCAAGGACCTCGTCGAGCACCTCGGGGCGCGCGGCGCGGGCTGCGTGCTGGAAACGACGCAACTCTGCCTCAGCCTCCCCGACGACCGCCACCGCCACAGCCAGGTGGTGACGACGGCCTTCCTCGGGGCGCTGGAACCACGCAGCGACCTGCGCGAGCGCCTGCTCCGAGGGGCCCCCCTGCCGGGGCCTCAGGCCCCCTCGCGGCCCTGA
- a CDS encoding VWA domain-containing protein, translated as MRHGTSCCGGRSHVLLAVLTLGASLTVGCTDVALNLITEAPPPPFDNKLRLAGHVCTADPAELEFPLKVLFIIDTSQSMNVNDPGRTTPEPRYGETTVVDPTQATGRSRAVRQVITQFINLGVRYSPFYCNTGEPSCGKGSTLCPACTGAGPAMCVGPDCCPIGTDAKECGSLRRCPAPTSTNGVCLPLCDVAKAGCGPGETACADCPTPGTGCVNGVCAAQIDPGVAFAIERFGSAKQVVTRLPNGQPGFAEDPRELLTALPQINNGGSVTDYEGALSEAFQLLSRDMAEMRRNNTGALNRSRYVVIFLSDGQPDPRINDREDWGDVPPEIIRELLGDQAQYAGRYPQYNVPTGILRRVNDIMSLKALYPIGDLKLHTAYLASQTTTGVFQDQAIALLKQMADVGQGTFRNFLNGEEINFLHVDFSTLRRVFRLKNLIASNLNGRPTATTTVTDSDGDGLDDELERTIGTKVYSGDSDGDGFGDALEHFFRSSGADALNPGDADCNAAASDLDGDGVPDDSDGDGLHDCEERFLGTSRDLFDSDADGIPDNVEVRFGTNPVADDTLDDLDFDGMPNGDELRLHSDPRSDDAAHRSRIGYRYDIQRTGTGIEQEPTRCSADADCPQGRDCGDGFCRCSAVGDCSSLTACSADGECTLRGERCQSSHCVGSQRCETQRALAGDQPICTWQRHVTCYDWTAENITLVDPRGVSQDGWNTLQIAFGQVPFDNPKDYGVFSIACVRARYDAQTGAKLPPNGQIRVPESAWKDPRLFDAAKDCVCPAQDLACPAP; from the coding sequence ATGAGGCACGGCACGAGCTGCTGCGGCGGGCGGTCCCACGTGCTGCTGGCCGTCCTGACGCTGGGCGCGAGCCTAACCGTCGGCTGCACGGACGTCGCGCTCAACCTGATCACGGAGGCGCCGCCGCCGCCCTTCGACAACAAGCTGCGCCTGGCCGGGCATGTCTGCACCGCCGACCCCGCCGAGCTCGAGTTCCCGCTCAAGGTGCTCTTCATCATCGACACCTCGCAGAGCATGAACGTCAACGACCCGGGCCGCACCACGCCCGAACCGCGCTACGGCGAGACGACGGTCGTCGACCCCACGCAGGCCACGGGGCGCAGCCGCGCCGTGCGCCAGGTGATCACCCAGTTCATCAACCTCGGCGTGCGTTACTCGCCCTTCTACTGCAACACCGGCGAGCCGAGCTGCGGCAAGGGCAGCACGCTCTGCCCGGCCTGCACGGGCGCTGGGCCGGCGATGTGCGTTGGCCCCGACTGCTGCCCGATCGGCACCGACGCCAAGGAATGTGGCAGCCTGCGCCGCTGCCCGGCGCCGACCAGCACCAACGGCGTCTGCCTGCCGCTCTGCGACGTCGCCAAGGCCGGCTGCGGCCCCGGTGAGACCGCCTGCGCCGACTGCCCGACGCCAGGCACCGGCTGCGTCAACGGCGTCTGCGCCGCGCAGATCGACCCCGGCGTGGCCTTCGCGATCGAGCGCTTCGGCTCGGCCAAGCAGGTGGTCACGCGCCTGCCCAACGGCCAGCCGGGCTTCGCCGAGGATCCGCGCGAGCTGCTGACCGCTTTGCCGCAGATCAACAACGGCGGCTCCGTCACCGACTACGAGGGCGCGCTCTCGGAGGCCTTCCAGCTGCTCTCGCGCGACATGGCCGAGATGCGCCGCAACAACACGGGCGCGCTGAACCGCAGCCGCTATGTCGTGATCTTCCTCTCCGACGGGCAGCCCGATCCGCGGATCAACGACCGCGAGGATTGGGGCGACGTGCCGCCGGAGATCATCCGTGAGCTGCTCGGCGATCAGGCCCAGTACGCCGGCCGCTACCCGCAGTACAACGTCCCCACCGGCATTCTGCGGCGCGTCAACGACATCATGAGCCTCAAGGCGCTCTATCCGATCGGCGATCTCAAGCTGCACACCGCCTACCTCGCCAGCCAGACGACGACGGGCGTCTTTCAGGATCAGGCGATCGCGCTGCTGAAGCAGATGGCGGACGTCGGCCAGGGCACCTTCCGCAACTTCCTCAACGGCGAGGAGATCAACTTCCTCCACGTCGATTTCTCGACGCTGCGCCGCGTCTTCCGCCTCAAGAACCTGATCGCCAGCAACCTCAACGGCCGACCGACGGCGACGACGACGGTCACCGACAGCGACGGCGACGGCCTGGACGACGAGCTCGAGCGCACGATTGGCACCAAGGTCTATTCGGGCGACAGCGACGGCGATGGCTTCGGCGACGCGCTCGAGCACTTCTTTCGCTCCTCGGGGGCGGACGCACTCAACCCTGGCGACGCCGATTGCAACGCGGCCGCCAGCGATCTCGACGGCGATGGCGTGCCCGACGATTCCGACGGCGACGGGCTGCATGACTGCGAGGAGCGCTTTCTCGGCACGAGCCGCGATCTCTTCGACAGCGACGCCGACGGTATCCCGGATAACGTCGAGGTCCGCTTCGGCACCAATCCGGTGGCCGACGACACCCTCGACGACCTCGACTTCGATGGGATGCCCAACGGCGACGAGCTGCGCCTGCACAGCGATCCCCGCAGCGATGACGCCGCCCACCGCTCGCGGATCGGCTACCGCTACGACATCCAGCGCACGGGCACGGGCATCGAGCAAGAGCCGACGCGCTGCAGCGCGGATGCCGACTGTCCCCAGGGGCGCGACTGCGGCGATGGCTTCTGCCGCTGCAGCGCCGTGGGGGACTGCAGCTCGCTGACCGCCTGCAGCGCCGACGGGGAGTGCACCTTGCGCGGCGAGCGCTGTCAGAGCAGTCACTGCGTTGGCAGCCAGCGCTGCGAGACCCAGCGCGCGTTGGCCGGCGATCAACCGATCTGCACCTGGCAGCGCCACGTCACCTGCTATGACTGGACGGCCGAGAACATCACCCTCGTCGACCCACGCGGCGTCAGCCAGGACGGCTGGAATACCCTACAGATCGCCTTTGGCCAGGTCCCCTTCGACAACCCGAAGGACTATGGCGTCTTCAGCATCGCCTGCGTGCGCGCGCGCTACGACGCGCAGACAGGCGCCAAGCTGCCGCCAAACGGCCAGATTCGCGTACCGGAGTCGGCGTGGAAGGATCCGCGCCTCTTCGACGCGGCGAAGGACTGCGTCTGCCCCGCGCAGGATCTGGCGTGCCCCGCGCCCTAG